Below is a window of Malus domestica chromosome 13, GDT2T_hap1 DNA.
atgccactgaagctcaagggaaaattttataggacggcaataaggccggcgatgctgtatggcacagaatgttgggcggtgaagcatcaacacgtacacaaaatgggtgtagcggagatgaggatgcttcgttggatgtgtgggcacacgagaaaggataagattaggaatgaggatatccggggtaaagtaggagtagccgaaattgaaggaaagatgagagaaaatcggttacggtggtttggacatgtgcaaagaaggcctactgacgctccgattagaatatgcgactatgggacagaggttcagggccgaaggggtagaggaagacccaggaaaactttgagagagaccctaagaaaagacttagagtacttggatctaacggaggacatgacacaggacagaacacaatggcgttctaagattcatatagccgatcccactcagtgacttggattttccaagtctccaaccgagaagttgtcctcgttcgggaaattaagggaacactacctcaacctacatgctccactcacaaagctccaacatacaagcttcaacaaaagaaaattcaaagaacttagcgaaaaaggctttggtgatttaacacaatacgttgaaatgaaggaaagcttatttattgatatcttgataaattacaaatatgtacatatacttgagtcaaaataaacaaacaagagggagccttcacaaaggttgcttaggagaagtctcggcagtcggtagagccccagaaagagaaggcaccggagggggatcattcggagcctcagtactggacagaaccctagaaggaggaggcatcagaggttgatcatttggagcttcattacgcggtacagccccagaagacgaaggcaataaatgcctttggaacaaacccacaaatctctgatgatcaagtaaaacctgaccatcagattccttcatctggtcaagcttcctcttcatgtttgtagcatagtcatgtgcgagccggtgcaactgtttattctcatgcttgagccctctaatctcctgtttgagactcatcacttcagccgccaatgattcaacttggcgggttcgagcaaataggcgttgtgccatattagacacagaacctgcacactgaacactaagagccagagaatccttaacagccaactcatcagaccgtttggaaagtagtctgttatctttgggagtgagaaggttcctggccactaccgcagcggtcatatcattcttcatcacggaatccccaacggtaagaggaccagtaggggagacgaaggatgggcgccatatgttgtctggagaaggcggggctgcctcttcaacaaggttcaagtcaaaacgacggtcggaggggccagacattttcaaaggtgtagaagagagaagaggtcggacaaatcaagttcttagaagtgcaagaatggagcttctacaggtggatattcaagtgtgctttggaacttaatgttagcctctataaaaatctgcactcgacgaagcttcagaaatcgaagaggcgtttgctttctcaaaagctgggctgctcagagaccacgagggtcgatctcagaaatcgaagaggcgtttgctttctcaaaagctgggctgctcaaagaccacgaaggccgatctcagaaatcgaagaggtttgctttctcaaaagctgggctgctcagagaccacgagggccgatctcagaaatcgaagaggtttgctttctcaaaagctgggctgctcagagaccacgagggccgatctcagaaatcgaagaggtttgctttctcaaaagctgggctgctcagagaccacgagggtcgatctcagaaatcgaagaggcacctacttttccagccttgtcagcacctgtcacacgcacactcagctttgcggaaattatgggcattctgtcgaagatttctggcgaagtagaaagcacatgaatcgtactgttcaatcacccacttcccacacgcaacagtagctcatgggtaccacatataactttgccaaagttctctgacaaagttgagactacttttccagccttgtcagcacctgtcacacgcacactcagctttgcggaaattatgggcattctgtcgaagatttctggcgaagtagaaagcacatgaatcgtactgttcaatcacccacttcccacacgcaacagtagctcatgggtaccacatataactttgccaaagttctctgacaaagtcgagacacgtgaagcttgcaactctcactacatcgctctgaccaagaagggtaaaagaatagcaaagaaacaacactaacaaagtttagacacataaattttgacggcctagctaccatattattacccacaagggtaaaggaacagtaccactgctggataattggaaagtcccggtgtgtcaacctctgtgcttcatggcaaggtagactagcaaacatgcccaacctttactcacattcgagaaaacactcccaacaagattgcttgccccaaaatcgaagaggcatcgccctccgaatctcgagagccagactcccaacatgattactttctcaaaaatcgaatagagggtaaaggaacagtaccactgctggataatttgaaagtccctgtgtgtcatcctctgtgcttcgtggcaaggtagactagcaaacatgcccaacctttactcacattcgagaaaacacccccaacaagattgcttgctccaaaatcgaagaggcaccgtcctccgaatctcgagagccagactcctaacatgattactttctcaaaaatcgaagagagggtaaaggaacagtaccactgttggataattggaaagtccctgtgtgtcaacctatgtgcttcgtggcaaggtagactagcaaacatgcccaacctttactcatattcgagaaaacactcccaactcccaacatgattactttctcaaaaatcgaagacaccgctctccgaatctcgagagccagacccccagcatgattgctttctcaaaaatcgaagacaccgctctccgaatctcgagagccagacccccagcatgattgctttctcaaaaatcgaagaggcatcgttctccgaatctcgagagccagatccccgacaggattgcttgttcgaaaaccgaagaggcaccactttcccaacttcaagagccggatctccttggataaagcttgtctgtaatctccacacgcaacatcagctttccagataccatagaccactttttcaaagtgctctgacagagttaaaacttgtgaagctggcagctcccactaccgtgctatgaccaagcagggtaaaggaatagtattattacttgatgttagggagactcctatatatggcgacctccatccccaacggacaggcagacctgcaaaaatgctcaacccttcctcttatctgagagggcactcccaacgaagcctttcaaaatattcagctttctttccccccgataatacctctgtaaacaagctatactagagcaagaatatctcatatcatcagggttaaaagcaagagtatcccatatcatgctttttccctgtcttttcctttggccttgttcttacctgcaagacaaggagaaagcgagcaatcagtcagcacttggaatcaagcttccagccaggaactgactgcctggaaccccttaccctggcattgctctcgagtactcatcttcaacatcttatgcttccaaggaagataccgcatctgcctgaggatagggcaagtgagaaggatacaaggaagcatgtggagacaagcgtaacagcacacgtgccgatatatccactactctgtcaaaagcaaaagtatcccatatcagcagggtcgaacgtactctagatttgatggacttgttttgaccctcaaattcttcagtcggccttatactttggaggaaaccagaaaaccctccagcccagttcaagaataagcctgtggaaagttacttcttcaaaagcaaaagtatcccatatcatctcttctcatttttcttctctttatccttcatgctgcctgcaagatagggagaatgtgaacaatcagccggagctctgattgcttaccttgtctgttacctctttcagcagatcccctagctcggcgacttgggggactcctactacatggtttgtatcgcgcttgaccaagcctgaaactacaagtaagcttcaagtgacattgatacattaccttgtgcatctccaccagttacagataccacccctggatggaggaagagtacttccagagaagattccacatctacctatgagacagataaggaaagtcaagccgataccacactccgggacttagaagtttcgtggttacgagatcattctcccacaatatttcctaatgtcatttgtactaaatcattcacttgtactccctaaaggagagcttgaacctatgtacttgtgtaaacccttcacaattaatgagaactcctctattccgtggacgtagccaatctgggtgaatcacgtacatcttgtgtttgctttcctatctctatccatttatatacttatccacactaatgaccggagcaatctagcgaagatcacaaaaagttaccgttttcgctacctaggatctatcttgcaagagaacgaagaattagatggagatctcaaccatagaatacaagctggatggatgaagtgtaagagtgtatccggcgtgttgtgtgatcgtcgtaggccactgaagctcaagggaaaattttataggacggcaataaggccaacgatgttgtatggcacagaatgttgggcggtgaagcatcaacatgtacacaaaatgggtgtagcggagatgaggatgcttcgtgggatgtatgggcacacgagaaaggataagattgggaatgaggttatccaaggtaaagtaggaatagccaaaattgaaggaaatatgagagaaaatcggttccggtggtttggacatgtgcaaagaaggcctactgacgctccggttcgaaaatgtgactacgggacagaagttcagggccgaaggggtagaggaagacctaggaaaactttggaagagaccctaagaaaagacttgattacttggatctaacggaggacatgacacaaaaccgagcgcaatggcgttctaggattcatatagccgaccccacttagtgggaaaaggctttgttgttgttgttgttgtatattgCTTGGACTTCTTCGTCTTTTTGGTCTAATTGCAgcttatttttatgtttatctCGTTTAACATTTGTAATATTTTCTTCTATCAATGAAGTTcatgtttgataaaaaaaaaaagaaaatcaaggaCTAGCTTTGCAAATGGAGGGTACTTGCTTTACGTGGTGTGCAGTTACGCTCGCCTAATCTTTTTATTACCTCGCCTAGTATGGTTAAAAAATCTGCATTAAGACATTTTGACCTACCAAATCTAAGAACAGCTAGTAATCACCAATATAAAAGTGTAACTTTACTGCTTTTGGTTGAAGATatagccatatatatatatatatatataattaaaccaatattataaaataaagttTGGTATAAGATTCCTTAATTTTATGGTTATTGTATTAGGGTTGGTGAATAATGCTGCAGACAAGATTAGCTGTCAGATGGATTTTATCGTTCTGCAGATGTCAAAGCGATTCGCGACAATAAGGTTCTAACCTCGTATTTGTTTTCTAATTACGACCttaatatttatttagtttgGCAAAAACATGCACCAAACTCACCCATAGTGGTCGGTTctgaatgtttttgtttttgttacacAAGAATCTTGACCATTTTATTAATCTAACTTATATTTTTCTGCGGATGTTAAAGTAGTAACTTGTTGTgaagaaattaataaataatcaaGGGACATAAAAGAGGATTACAGGTCGGAATTTACCATCGCAAAAAGGAAACTGAATTTGCATGAAGCTTATTCCTACTGTAATTTCTTCTGTCTGCGATAAGTCTGTTCAATtgaactatttaaaaaaaatataaaaaaaatcagccGGTGGCTTCGCAATGACAATTCATCATCTTGGGGCAGAGAAAACTCACAGAGACATTTCAGTTTCCCTTTAACCACTATCGTGTGATTCACCAATACCAATAATCAACAAAATACATATACCATGTAGATATGTTTTGTTTGCAACAGTGATTAACAATATCGATGACACATCAGTACTTGCTTATTTGTAAAAAACAAAACGGACGTCTATTTCATAGTTGTActatttaattatatatttgtaaCCGTTTGTTTGGCACTTGTTCACTCTGTTTAAGCATGCCATCATGTTTTTTTACCCTTTTCATCTTCCCTTccgttagaccatctccaatggtggcttataacctaaatttttccctttttcccccccaaatccactccaacccaaaacctaaaccaaacctaaagcctaaaacttaaaatgaaggtaaatataggTCACAAATTTAGCCCACAAAAGCTGCTGGGACCCATGGATGAGAGTGAAAAGTGGACCTTGTCCTGTAGCCAACGGCTACTTTTCTTCATcgggtggtggtggtaattggaccgttagttaatccaacggtccacattcaattttattatattttatatttatatatttattggaTCCAACGGCTTAAAtagaatataatcaaatctaacggtaaaaaaaaaatctaacggtccaaatttaaatccaaggGCAAGAATAATCTtaaaatttatcggaatttaaatatttttttccaacggctagaataattttttttttttaagtttatatggtttatcatgattttcatgtattgatttagtgatttttcaaaatttatcggaatttaaatatttttaggttaaaatgttcataaaattaatttatgatagtctacataattttttttttaagttaatttaaaaaaaatagccttaattcattttttgataatctggggctaaaattttagaccaaaagggttggagtagaaaatctgtttctgggctaaaacttaaattttatgggctaaatatttttagattttaggtcaggattggagatggtcttagagaCCAACAAAAATCAAGTGGATAAGAGGACCGCAAAGCTGCAAAACCTCAGTTTTTATGTCAGCAAGGGTTAGTAACTTAGTTACCACTTACCCAATGAGCCTCATGCCAAACCAATTTTCTACAGCTCATTTATCATCTATAGTAGTCCAAAGGATTTCCAGGAAAACACATTCCATTAGaaattcaaattatttttcacctcaagaaaaaaaatttaaaaagaaagaacaaaagtgGTTTATTAATGACGGAAAACGTTCAATAGCGTTGTCTGACTGAGGTAGTTTTAGCACTGAATGTGACAACCCGTctttaattttatgattttattaattttaaaagagtgaattgacgaaaatgcttCTTGAGACGAGATTGCTAACTTGGTTAAGCAAGTGGACAATTAGGCCGTTTAGcgttagtttatttatttattgtttgggcTTGACCCAAAGTTAATACACACAGATCTTCGGAGTACGTGACCCGACGAGTACGTAGGTGGTTATCTCCGAGGATATAATTCTCATTCTACTTTACTTATGttttgacatcacgtgtgaaataggTTCATTATCGCCCATAAGCACACTCTTTTATTTAGgcatttttaggttttaatttattaacaTTTTCCAAATCACTACACTTATGGCTCTGTCACCCTCTTGATATTGgctagcacagctcgattcgaaaTCCAGGTAGATATTTCAGATCGGGGTATGTCATTGAATAAGTAACATGTGGAGTCGGATGAGATCAAAACATAAGAGATTCTACATTTTCTTGTGAAATTAACTTGCAAATGACGAGGTCAGACACTCGTCCTATTTTTCTCTATAAAGTCAGTTTTTTTGGGGTCAATTTTTGCCAGGGCCACCATGTGTAGGCTAGCAGGTTTTGTTTCCTCGTGTTTACTTGGTTTTACCTTTACCTCTCCCCCTTCCAAGTCACGGACCCAGCTTTGAAGCCTTGAAAAATCCAACCTACCTGCAGCACTGTGAAGGTAAAGAACAACATGCTGAACCCATTTTACAGCTCTTGTCACATCCTACTGACCTTGGATTCCAATTCACCATTGACAGACTACCATCCATCCGTTTACTCAGCAGCTATGACTTTTGAAGATAAAACGACAGTGGCCCAAATTTTTTGACattaataaaaagttaaaaattaaattaatttaaaaaaaaaatgaaaatcctaCCAGCAATGCACCGGTGCAGTGGACGGCTGAATTGTAACTGCCACAATCTAGCCACACAAACTCTGGCGCATCTCATACACCGGTTAACCGTAGAAATGTACACAACAAATAGAAAAACCATGCCTACTACATATTACAGAAACTTCCATATGCTCAAATATTTATTGAACCCATGAGGGTGTCAAAAGTGCAGAGAAAATCTCAATTCGTAAAGCCAAAAGAAAAGCATGAATGGAAACCTGGGAAGGAAGCATTCTAAAAGTTGTACAAACTATACACAAACCACCCCCCACCAAAACACCCTGTAAAACTCTATCCACCCTCAATAAATCTATGCTTCTCAGCTCTCACTATACACCGAAGAACTGACCCAGCGCGGATATATATCGACCAAATGCCAATGGAGTGACCGTAGTGCTCATTCATATCAGAATCCATACGTTGCTTGCAGCCCTCATCAGACAGAAGTTGCCTCTTCTGTCTGGCTTCCTCTGCTCCGGTGGTGATGCTTTCCATGGCGGCGCCTCCCTTTCCCGAATGTGACGGGGTCAAACACACGCAGTCTTTCAGCTTCTTGGGGACTGATCACACACTCTGATGGAGGAGACTTGTATCGGATTCTGTCGTAGCAGTAGGAGTATGTCATGTGCTTCTTCCTTAAACCCTCCATCTTTGTTCTTTGGAGGCGGGTGACACCAGTAGGGACTGATTCTGAATTTTGGGTGTTTTCGCACTTCTTTGATAATTGTTCGATTGGATCGACCGCACAGCCGTGTAGAACAAGGTCGGAGAACTCAGCCAAATAGGGAGAGTACTTGTAATTCACTCGGTATTTGCCACCATTGGTAGCCCAATCAGATCCATCCCATATTGTGGCATACAATGACATTGGCTTAGCAGGGAAGTCACCACCCATCGATTCTGTTTTCTTGAACTCTCTAATGGGAACATTGTCAACATAAAAGCTGCAAGTAATTGACATTGGAAACAAATACGCCGATCAAAATCTGAATTACAGAACTCATAAAAAATGAGGTGAACAATAAAAGGCGAGAAATCGCTACGAACAAAATTTTTGCTTGAATtacaaaaattatattttcatcCAGTTTCCCTAAAATGAAAACGTGCACCAAAAAATTCcatccttttcttttctacttttctCACAAACCAACCACAGCTGGTTTTGACGAAACAAGAGGCGGTATTAAAACAACGAAAAGAACAAGTTATGTGCCGTATTTTCCTAAAAGGAGAAACCCCGCCTCTGCATTTTCCCTACACAGTAAAACTCCAGACTTCAAAGAACATGACATTATTGGTGACAATTTGGAAAAATATGCCACAAAAAGTTGATATGCTAACACATAGATTTAGAATATACTAATCCAAATATAGAGTGGAGAGTTTTGATTGACGCTCACATGATCTGAGAGTCAGTCCAGAGAATGCTGTACTGATGGTAATCGTCGGACGGATCAAACCAGAGATTGTATCTCTCTTCCCTGCCGGTGTTGGTGCTTCCGTTGCCGTAAATATTGGTCTGAACCCTCCATTCTTTGCCCCGTATATTCCCCAAGAACTCGaaatcaatttcatcatggtgCTTCGGAAACATGTCACCATTTGACATCTGTTAACATTAAACAGATTAGAACCTGTATTCCTATTCGTTTAACAGCTTaatgagaaaataaaaaggaaaacacCAGCATACATCAGTGTCGAATATTTAGTCATCCGATTGATATCGAAAATTGTTCGTTTAATAGGACCGAAATCTTGAACACaataaatgaaagaaaatacTCATCTGGGTGTGAACTTCAGGTCACAAAATGGACatttaaaaatgtaaaaagtAATGCAGCCTATCTGGGTTATCTCAGAAGGTTGAGAAAACAAGTTTTTAATTGGATATTGGTAGAATTAGATCCACAACATTTTCTGGGCTCCACACCAccaaatttgaaacaaaaactGTTCAGATTTATCAGCTAACCATAAAGCTTGAATCTTTACTGAACTGTTAAATTGAGAAGTAAAAATCTGGgtcatattattttgtacaacGTAAgatacaaacaaacaacaaacaaagagggaaacaaaattaaaaaccttAATCAGATAGAAAAACAGGATTAACTCACATAAAACGCAACAACAACTCCAGCGGTGTAATCAGCAGGCAGCTTAATGGAAGCACTGAAAAACCCATGCTGGTAGAGGTCCTGAGAAACAAATCCAGACCCTGCAAACAGACATAgccaccaaaaacaaaacaaagacaaCAACTTCAAGGTAAAAAAAAACTCACGAAACGTCGCCAcctcaaaaacccagaaaccaaaaaatcaaaacactttcacaTGAGTCTCGAGACAGAAACCCAAAAGGGAAACAGATTACAGACCTGTCCGTTCGTCTAGTGAGAGATGGACGGATTTCCCATCTCTAAGGATCATCAAATTGTCATCCCCAAAAAGCTTGGTGTACCCTTCATCGAAGGGTATGATTGGTAAATTTCCAGAGGGTGCAGAAGCAACAACTCCAAGAACAAGCACTTGGCAGGCACACAGAAACAATCCCAGATGAAAAAACCCCATCTTTTCACCTAAAAAATAaatggtttttctttctttctttgttttgagttttttttatttgttttcagaATTCAGAGTGTATATATAAGAAGGTGAAGAACTAGAAGAGAGCAAGAGCAGAGAGAGAGGTAGAGagaggtagagagagaaagagagaagcttGTAAGAATATCTCTATCTCTCAACAGcaatggggagagagagagagagagagagccgaaAAGGCTAATGGGGGAATGAAGGAAGACAAGGCCAAGGGAAAGTCATTTTATTGCCGAGTGTCAGTGGAAGCTATTGAGCTGTTTTCCGTTCATATGCACATCGCTCCACGCCCTTCTTTtcgtttctttcttttttatttcaccaaatattttattacctttatatttaaagaaaattaataaaaataatttgaaaattttaagttttaacgataaggataaaataaagggtaaagttaatattatcagaattgactttttagtgtaaaaatgtgattttttgttaaagtgaacaataccataagtttttcattaaagtttctttatatttatatagtaatttcttttaaaaaaatctgaaaatgtCATGAATTTATatactttttaaaatttattatataaaataaaattttaagcgATTTGTCgtattaatttttcaaaatttgttgTAATGCAATCTCTTTAATTAAGGGGCAATATAATTATCCTTAATGAAGGGGATTTTTTTCGAAATTGTTCAATTTAGATTGAGTAATCAAATTTGCATTGCGTACAATACAAATTatgagttcttttttttttcttttttttttaaataaatgaaTGGATAGTTGCGTATTTTTTGTCATTAAGATATGCAATCACAAAATTATAGGTTCCGACTAGGTATTCGGCTCAAATAGATACAGTGTttgtcatatatttttagtcaAACTTGAGTCATTCTATAAccaagcaaaacaaaatatcGTTATACAAACGACTAACTGGTAATACAACGAATGAAATGGATGATCCGTCTTGTTACCAATCAAACACCACATAAGCAACATACGTATGAATGAACTACTTAATCAACCGTATCAATATTATAATGATTCTTCAAATTATATGGAATATATCATAAGAATTTATAACATAGTATGGATGTTGTATGCTGCAGGGGTTGGtgaatgttttaaatgaaattataaTTACGCGTTTACTAGTTTGGCAAAGAATGGATCTAATGCTCATAAATACATTCCAAACAGTATTACATAGAACTCCTGTATTAGAGAGTTTGTCAACAATGTGATCAATATATGTTTGGACTGAACACATGACTTGTCGTCATGCTTCACAATAAGACATGCTAAGCATGCGGTTTACTATTGCATTGAGAAGAACCAAGAACTCATCTAGGACGAATTCTATTGTTCTATTCAACGAGAAGTGCCTCctactttttcattaaaaatatcTAAGAACTTGGTGGACCGTTGAAAATGAGTTCTTTGTTCTTTCTCATCTTCACTTTCTTTCTGTTGTCCATACTACTATGGCATTGATATACATAATTATACCTTTCATTTATATAACATCTTAACGTGCTTTGAATTTTAAACTGACATCACAATTTAGATATATGCTTAAGTCGTCAGTAACACGCATTAACTAATTCTTAATTCCATTATTCCTTATACAGTGATTTCGAACACTTTATCCCTCCTTCAAGACTTTGAAATAGAGTACCCATAGCTTGAATGTTAATCTTTGAAGAAGTCTACATTCTTCAAAGAGGTATAAAGTGCTCAAATAATAATTgcattaaaagtaaaaatataaaataaaaatagacaGAATTGAGAAAGCATGAATCATTACGGGTAAAACAAATTATTATTAAGACTTTTGGGGCAAAAAGAAGTTTACCTTTAAACTCTTTTTATCCTTtttaaaaacttaattaaaaaaggaaaagcagCTCAATCAGGCAACCGCCCAAGGCGCCGTCCCTTTTCACGTTTATTTGTGCAGCTTGCTTTCCTAAACTACCCCCATATTACGCTACGTATTTACGGATTTTCCACAACCAGTATTTAAGATTGAACGATACTTGActactcatctttgagtagcTAAATATTGtcctttaaaatttatttgaTACGGTCAATATTTCCAGAAAAGTATTCAAAAAATTAGAGAACGATAGGGAAATGGGAGGTGAAGTCTAAACTTCACCTTATATCGGAGAAACTAAGTCTAGGCTAAAATCGATATATATTATCAAATGTCAATATTTCTAACACATTTGTTAAATATCGAAAAAACTTTTATATTTCATTCATACCAATGTTTAATAATTCttaaagtttcattttaaatcTCATAATTCGATCGTAAGcaacatatatttatatacaataTATCCGTCAATAAAAATACTGATattgatattttaaacactaaacACAAGAAGCGGGCTGTGATACCAATCTGGTAATTTAAGTCAAGCATGTAGGCAATTCAATCCAATCTGGGGGAAGCGTCTAATTTCGGCGCGTAGAGGAATTGACACGTGGTCCAAATCACCGGACACCGGCTGAGCGGGCGAATATGCAAATTACTCACTCAATTTATCAagaaaattggttttttttcttttccaactttAGTAAATTCCACTTGGCAAACGGTGCTGCACTGCTGACGTGACACCTTGTCTCACTCACACCTCAAATCCCAAGTAGCCGTTGAGGGGACCCACCCAGAATCCACAAAAAAGAAGCCGAGTTGTGAAGAAATGGATTTGGACCGTAATT
It encodes the following:
- the LOC103451515 gene encoding probable xyloglucan endotransglucosylase/hydrolase protein 28, yielding MGFFHLGLFLCACQVLVLGVVASAPSGNLPIIPFDEGYTKLFGDDNLMILRDGKSVHLSLDERTGSGFVSQDLYQHGFFSASIKLPADYTAGVVVAFYMSNGDMFPKHHDEIDFEFLGNIRGKEWRVQTNIYGNGSTNTGREERYNLWFDPSDDYHQYSILWTDSQIIFYVDNVPIREFKKTESMGGDFPAKPMSLYATIWDGSDWATNGGKYRVNYKYSPYLAEFSDLVLHGCAVDPIEQLSKKCENTQNSESVPTGVTRLQRTKMEGLRKKHMTYSYCYDRIRYKSPPSECVISPQEAERLRVFDPVTFGKGRRRHGKHHHRSRGSQTEEATSV